A window of Salvelinus alpinus chromosome 31, SLU_Salpinus.1, whole genome shotgun sequence contains these coding sequences:
- the LOC139561259 gene encoding serine-rich adhesin for platelets-like translates to MCLSIPVLSSLHRPYKRSTPRGRGHPNLVVPARTTHVEFQVSGSLWNCRSAANKAEFISAYASLQSLDFLALTETWITTDNTATPTALSSSAHVFSHTPRASGQRGGGTGILISPKWSFSLSPLTHLSIASFEFHAVTVTSPFKLNILIIYRPPGSLGEFINELDALISSFPEDGSPLTVLGDFNLPTSTFDSFLSASFFPLLSSFDLTLSPSPPTHKAGNTLDLIFTRCCSSTNLIATPLQVSDHYLVSFSLSLSSNTSHTAPTRMVSRRPNLRSLSPATLSSSILSSLPSAQTFSNLSPDSASSTLLSSLSASFDSLCPLSSRPARSSPPAPWLDDSLRAHRTGLRAAERK, encoded by the coding sequence atgtgtctgtctatccctgttctctcctctctgcacagaccatacaaacgctccacaccgcgtggccgcggccaccctaatctggtggtcccagcgcgcacgacccacgtggagttccaggtctccggtagcctctggaactgccgatctgcggccaacaaggcagagttcatctcagcctatgcctccctccagtccctcgacttcttggcactgacggaaacatggatcaccacagataacactgctactcctactgctctctcttcgtccgcccacgtgttctcgcacaccccgagagcttctggtcagcggggtggtggcaccgggatcctcatctctcccaagtggtcattctctctttctccccttacccatctgtctatcgcctcctttgaattccatgctgtcacagttaccagccctttcaagcttaacatccttatcatttatcgccctccaggttccctcggagagttcatcaatgagcttgatgccttgataagctcctttcctgaggacggctcacctctcacagttctgggcgactttaacctccccacgtctacctttgactcattcctctctgcctccttctttccactcctctcctcttttgacctcaccctctcaccttccccccctactcacaaggcaggcaatacgctcgacctcatctttactagatgctgttcttccactaacctcattgcaactcccctccaagtctccgaccactaccttgtatccttttccctctcgctctcatccaacacttcccacactgcccctactcggatggtatcgcgccgtcccaaccttcgctctctctcccccgctactctctcctcttccatcctatcatctcttccctctgctcaaaccttctccaacctatctcctgattctgcctcctcaaccctcctctcctccctttctgcatcctttgactctctctgtcccctatcctccaggccggctcggtcctcccctcccgctccgtggctcgacgactcattgcgagctcacagaacagggctccgggcagccgagcggaaatga